Within Thermococcus sp., the genomic segment GCCCTCGGAATAAGCAAGAGATTAGCTGTGCACTACTCAGAAAGCAACTCTAAGAGGGGTTACTCTCCAAACAACCACGTTAAAACAGTTTCAACTCTGTTTTGGCGTCCTTCGGACGCCGTTTAGAAAATGAAACACTTTCAAGGGGCAAGTAAATGAGAAACCCACCCATAAAGGAACACTCCAAAAAAGGCACTACTTTTCCGCCAGCGCTTGCTTTGCAAGGGCTGATGGCGGGCCGGGCGGGATTCGAACCCGCGACCTTCGGCTCCGAAGGCCGACGCCCTGTCCAGACTAGGCCACCGGCCCAACCCTACATGGGTTAAGTCAACCAAACATAAAGCTTGCGGTTCAGTAAAAGCCACTAGAAAAAATTTAGACCCACATTTAAAGTTTGAAAGAAAAAGAAGAAGTTCAACCGAAGAGGGCACCGAGACCAGCGAGGGCCTCCTCCTCGCTGACCTCTTCCTCTTCCTCCTCTTCCTCCTCCTGAGCCTGCTCAGCACCGCCCTCGGCCGGAGCGGGAGCGGCGGCAACGGCGACCGGAGCGGCAACCGGCATGGCGGCCTTCTCGATGACCTCGTCGATGTTAACTCCCTCGAGAGCGGCAACGAGGGCCTTTATCCTTGCCTCGTCCGGGGTAACACCAGCAGCCTCAAGGACCTTCTTAAGGTTCTCCTCGTTTATCTCCTTACCAGCGGCGTGGAGTAGCAGAGCGGCATACACATACTCCATCTTTTCACACCTCCAATCATCTTCATTCTTTTATTCACACGTATGCGAGGGAAAGTAATTCAACCGAAGAGAGCGCCCAGCCCAGCGAGCGCATCCTCTTCGCTGGCTTCCTCTTCTTCCTCTTCCTCCTCAGCCTCCTCAACCTTCTCCTCGGTTGGTTGAGGAGCGGCAACGGCCACTTGGGCCTGAGCGTTTAAAAGCTCTTTGGTCTTCTCGTCGAGTAACTCTTCAGGCAGGTTCTGGGCTATGAGCAGGACAGCACGTATAGCCCTGCCAAATATGTCCTCGACTGTTTCTGGAGTAATGTAACCGGCCTCGACTGCAACGTTCTTGGCCCCAAGGAAGGCCTTCTGGATGATAGCCTCGATGGTCTGCTTGGTCGGGTAGGCGGTGTTGACCGACAGATTGAAGGCGTGCATGTAGGCTTTCTGGAGCATGTTGATGTACTCCTCCTCGTCTATCGCCAGCACATCAGGTGTGTAAACGATACCGTCCTCGTAGGCCGCGAGCAGGTTGAGACCGACCTCGAGAGGTTCTATTCCCAAAGCGTTGAGTATTCTCGCGAGCTGTTCGGTTATAACCTCACCGGCCTTGAGCACGGTGTAGTCCTTCTGGATGCTAACTTTACCCTTCTCAATCCTCGCAGGGATTCCAAGGGCCTGCATCTCACCGACGAGCGGGCCCGGTGGGATTGAGGTAGGGCCGGCAGGAATGACAACGTCCTTCGGAACGACTGCTCCGGGCTTGGCCGGTGCCGGCGTCTTGCTCTCCTCAAGGAGCTTGTAGAGCTTGAAGGGGTTCATCTCGGTGGCAAGTATGGCAGCGCCACCCTCGATGTAATCGGCGAGCTTCTCAAGGTCCGGCTTACCAAGCTCCTGAGCGGCCCTCTTTATAGCCAGCTCAATGAGGGTGTTCCTGCTGACCCTGAGGAGCGCCTTCCCGCGGAGCTTGTCACGCATCTTGCTGAGCGGATAAGCGGGGACACCGGCCACGTCAACGAGGGCAATCACTGGGTGGCTCTTGATTATCTTGGTGAGTTCTTCAACTTCCTTCTTCTTCCACTCGGCTACGTGGGCCATCTCCCTCACCTCTCAACCTTAACGGCCGGGCCCATTGTGGTCTTCACGTACACTGACTTCACCTGGTTCTCGCCACGCTCGAGCTTGTTGATGATAGCGTTGAGAACCGCCTCGGCGTTTTCGGCGAGCTTCTCATCGTCCATGTCCTCGGTTCCTATCGGGGCGTGGACAACCGGGTTGTTCTTGAGCTGTATCCTAACTGTTCTCTTGAGCTTGTTCACTATGGGCTCGAGGTTAGTCATGGTCGGCGGAACGACCTGTGGCATCTTGTTCCTCGGACCTAGGTACCTACCGAGGTACTTACCTATCTTTGGCATCAGTGGTGCCGCCGCTATGAAGAAGTCGTAGCGCTTCGCAAGCTTCCTCGCTTCCCTTGGGCTCTTCGCTATTTCCTCAAGCTGCTCTCCACTAATAACATCCAGCCCGAGCTTTTTAGCCGCCTCGGCAACGGCACCATCAGCGATGACCGCGATTTTGGGCTCCTTCCCACGACCGTGAGGCAGTACAACCTCAAGCTTAAACCTGTTCTCCGGCTTGCGGAGGTCTATATCCTTGAGGTTGACTGCTATCTCGACGGTCTGTGTGAAGTTACGCGGCTTAGCCCGGGCCTTCGCCTCCTTCACCGCTTCCACGAGTTTCTGCCTGTCGAAGGCCATTTACAGCCCTCCCTTTCGTTTTTCGATTTAAGCCGAAAAAGTCAAAGATGCGTAAAAGGAGGGATTTTTAAAGTTTTCCCTCACTCTTCAGCTTTCTCAAAAATCTCGTCGTAGAGTCCTTCGTCAATTTCCCTCTGAACTTCCCTTGGGTCCTTGCCCTCGACGGTAACGCCCATACTGAGGGCCGTTCCAATGACTTCCTTGGCAGCTGCCTTAAGCGTCGGTGCGAGCATCTGGTCAATCTTCATCTTGGCTATCTTGACGACCTGCTCCATGGTGAGGTTCCCGACCGGGGTGTGGCCGGCCTCACTTGAGCCCTTCGGAATGCCGAGCTCCTTCTTTATGAGCTGGCTGGTCGGCGGAATACCGACCTCAATCCTGAAGGTCTTCTTCTTGGGGTCCTCAACGATAATCTTGACGGGAACCTGCATTCCCTCGAATTCCTTCGTGGCCTTGTTTATCTCGTCAACAACCTGTTTAACGTTCAGTCCTAGGGGACCGATGGCAGGACCGAGCGGAGGTCCGGGTGTAGCTTTTCCACCTTCAACGAGGACTTCGACAACCTGTGGCATTTATCTCACCACCTTTACTTTTGTCTCGGGCCTGTCACTCCTTCTGGCGTTTGCTTATAAGTCTAACGTATTCGCCCCTCACCGTGACCGGTATCGGGACGATTGAGCCAATGAGCTCGACGACGATTTCGTCCTTGCTCTCATCAACCCTGACAACCTTGGCCTTCTCGCCCTTGAACGGGCCGGCAATGAGCTCAACGATGTCCCCCGGCTCGAAACCGCTAACGGCTGGCTTCTCCTCAAGGAAGTGCTCAATCTCGTGGAAGGGAATCTCGCCCGGGAGAACGCGCTTGGCGTGGCGGATACCCCTTATAGCTTCATCAACGGCGCTCTTGCTTGGGGCCTCAACGAAGATATAACCTTTAACCTTACTCGGGGCTAGTATGGCCTGGATTGGGATGTTGTACGTTTTTGCTTTACTGTAAATCAAGTTTGCAGTAGTTGTTTCTTGACCAACGGTAACGCTGACGGTGAATATCTTTCCCTCGGCCATGGTGCAACCCTCACGAGCCCGTGATGAAGTAGCCAATCATCCTGATGAGCATACCAATCAGGCCAATGATAATCATCCCAACTCCCGTAATCTTGACTGCGAGCTTGAACTCCTTCATTCCAGGCTTTCTCGTGACCATCAGAACCCTCTTGGATTCGTGGAGGAAGGTTTTAATGTTTTCGACGATGTTTGCCACTTTTCTCACCCCGTAAAAAGTTATTAAGCTGTTCAAAGCTCATCGAGGTCAAGCCTGATTGTCCTCTTCTCTTCCTCGCCAACGTAGGGGTTCTCCTCTTCCTCTGCAACGGCGTACGGCGAGCTAACACCTGTAACGACGAGGAGGATTCTAATCATCTTGCCGAGCTCCTCATCCAGCTGGATTCCCCAGATGACCTGAGCCTCTGGGTCGAGCTTGCTCGTAACGAGCTCGATTATCTGCTGGGCTTCTTCAAGCTTAACGTCGCTTCCGCTGATGCTTATCAAAGCGCCCTTCGCACCGCTGATATCAACGTCGAGGAGCGGACTGTTAAGGGCCTGCTGAGCAGCTTCTAAAGCCCTCTTCTCGCTGTCGCTCTCACCTATGCCTATCATTGCCACGCCACCGTCCTTCATGACTGCCCTAACATCGTTGAAGTCGAGGTTAACAAGTCCGGGCTTGGTTATGAGCTCGGTTATACCCTTAACGGCCTGAACCAGTATCTCGTCCGCAACCTTGAAGGCCATGTGTATCGGCAGGTTAGGAGCAACTTCCATGAGCTTGTCGTTTGGGATGACTATTACCGTGTCGGTGTTCTTTCTGAGCTTTTCAAGGCCGTACTCGGCGTTTTTGATGCGCCTTATCCCTTCAACGGTGAAGGGAAGCGTGACGACAGCAACGGTGAGGGCACCCATCTTCTTAGCTATCTCGGCAACAACCGGAGCCGCACCAGTTCCGGTTCCACCTCCGAGACCACAGGTAATGAAGACCATGTCAGCCCCTTCCAGTGCCTCCCTTATTTCCCTCTCGCTTTCTCTGGCCGCTTCCTCACCCACTTTCGGGTTGTTTCCGGCACCGAGACCACGGGTGAGTTCCTTTCCAATGAGTATCTTCTTGTGAGCCCTAATCTTGAGGAGATCCTGGGCGTCTGCGTTGATTGCAATTATCTTGGCACCCTCTATTCCAACTTGCATCATCCTGTTAACGGTGTTACAGCCAGCACCGCCGACACCGACGACGTATATCTTAGCCTGAATCTGCTCAAGGAGCTTTTTAAGCTCCTCATCTATGTCTGACTGAGGCTGAACCTCTGGGACGGCCTTCGGCTGGGCCGCCGAGGTCCTCTCGATGGCATCTTCAATCAGCTTCAGCATCTTTTCACCCTCCGAAGAGTTTAACACCCTTTGGAGTTTGTAGGGGAGTGGTATATAAACTTAGCTAACCCGAAACTGAACTTAACTGCCCCCAGGTCTCTTTAAAGGTTTCGGCTCAATCCCGGATGAACTCAAGGCCGAGCTCCTCCGCTAGGCCCTTCGCCAGTTGTCTGGTTTCTCCTTTGCTACCCTTCCAATCAACATAGACAGCATCAACTTTCTCAACGGTTCTTTTGATAGCCTTGATGAGCATCTCCTTTGGAAGGGGGTGGGTGTATTTTGGCGCGATATGGCCGAAGGCCAAATCGGTCTCTAGGGCACGTTTCGTCTGCTTTGGCGCGTAGTGACCGCCGCCTATCCCGACGGCAACCTTGAACTTGACCCTCTTATAGTTGTCAAGGACGTGGACTATAGTCTCGGCTATTATCTCACCCGCCCTGTCATTTACCCATTCCTCCTCGCTTGAACCTATCTCGATGAAAAAGCTCGGAACGTCAAGCTCGCTCGGTCCATGGTGGGTGGCTTCATAGCAGACGGTCCAGCCGAGGTCGTTCAGTTCGTTCATCTTGAGGAGTGCCAGTTTCATTGCGCTCGGCACCGCTATCGCGAGGCTCCCGTCCTTTCCACCGTACATCGCCTTTCCCCAGTTCCCGGTGACGTGGGTTGTCAGAGCAGGTAACTTCTGCTTGCTTGAGTGGCGGGAGGCAAAAGCTATGATTTCAGGCTTGAAGCCGAGCTGACTCTCGATAGTCTTGTCGAGGTTGTCGTAGTAAATCATCTCATCGTTGGTTGTCAAGATTAACGTTTTACCGTTGCGATAAACGGGGTTGCCGTCAAAGACCATGTCAGTTTCCTTAAAGCCAAAGTTCTCGATGAGCTTTTTCATTATGTTCATTGAGGCTAAGTCAACTTTTGTTGTCATTATGACATCCATCTTACTATCACCGGGACTCGGTTTGAAGCTGGCATATAAAACATTATGCCTGAACACACTGATGTCCAAAACTACCGGGGATTCTATGAAAATTGATAGAAAAAACGCATAACATTTTGCGAGTTTTTCGAAGTTGTAACGCAAACTATTTAAAAAAGAATGGTGCATTAATAGACTAATATGGCCATGTGGCCATATTGTGCGCATTGATGGGGAGGTGGGAAATTTGAAGAAGTTAACAACCCTGGCCCTTGTGGCCGTTTTGGTGCTTTCTATAGTGGTCGCTGGGTGTATAGGTGGAGGACAAAGCACAGAAACAGCCAGTGCTACCGGAAGCAAGAGCCCAGCAACTCAAAGTAGTGAAACCGCAACATTCTCAGGGACAATAACTATCTACACTGGTGGAACCAGCGGAGTTTACTACCCTCTCGGTTCAAAATATGCGGAGCTTCTTAACAAGGCGGGGATAAAAGCTAAAGCGGTTACAAGCGGTGCGAGCGTTTCTAACGCCAAAGCAATCGGCGATGGCAACGCCCAAGCCGCTATAATGCAGAACGATGTGGCTTACTATGCATACCACGGGCTTTATATGTTCGAGGGCAAGCCGATAAAGAACCTTCGCGGTGTTGCGGCCCTTTACCCTGAAACTGTCCAGTTCGTTGTCAGGGCTGACAGCGACATAAAGAGCCTTCAGGACTTGGCAGGTAAGAAGGTGGCCATAGGCGCCCCCGGTAGCGGAACGGCAGTCGCCGCAGAGCAGATTCTCAAGGCCGCTGGAGTCTGGGACAAGATTCAGAAAGTCAATCAGGACTTCAGCCAAGCCGCTCAGGCACTCAAACTTGGCCAGATTGACGCCGCTGTTATAGTTTCCGGAGCCCCTACTCCAGCTATAACCCAGATAGCCGTTACAACCCCAGTTAGGGTCATCCCGATTTCTGATGACGTCCTCAACAAGCTCAAGAGTGAGGGCTACATCTTCTACGTCAGGCAGGTTCTCCCCAAGGACACCTACAAGGGAATGACCGAAGATACACCAACCCTGGCCGTTAAGGCCATTCTTGTCGTCAGCGCGAGCCTTCCGGATGACGTCGTTTATGAGATGACTAAGGTTCTCTTCGACAACGTTGACGCCCTCCGCGCCGTCCACCAGAAGGCCAAGTACATAAGCCTTGACACAGCCCTCGACGGTATGAGCATACCGCTCCACCCAGGTGCCTACAAGTACTACGAGGAGAAGGGGCTCAACGTTCCAGACAACATCAAGCCACCGAGCGGGTGAGGGCCTTGAAAAGGGCCCTTTTCTTTTTTGCCATTATACTCCTCGCCACAGCCATTTTTCCGGTTAACTCATTGGTAATAGAGACCCAATCATCCTCGTATGTCTATCCCCTTGGCGATGCATGGCTAAGGATTGAGTACAACCACAGTGTGGAGCACAGCGAGGTAATAGAGGTCATTGAGGCCAATTCAAGCGGGATGTTCGTCAGAAAGATGCTCTGGAAAGACTTTGGGGCCGGCCTCCCTGAGGACATCCAGGGGAGGGAGGGTGATTACTACTACAAGCTCGTGGACCAGCCACTCGGAAAGAGTCTCGACTACTGGTTCATACCCTTCAACAGGCCCAAAATCCTTGTGGACAACAAAACCGTAATCAAGCCCCCAGTCCCAGGGCTTGTCCATTTCCGTGTTGAGAGATGTCCCCTAATTTTGGTAATCATCGGGAGGTGTTGAGGTTGGTAGAAGAGGAAAGGGTTGATATCGAAAAACTTGAAGAGGTTATAAGCAGGACAAGGAAACTTCCCCCGTTGTTTGACAAGATTGTAACTGTCGCCGCGATTCTCATCGGTATTTATGAGATTCTGTTCATCTTCAACTTTAATGGTGCCCTTTACGATATGCTCTCTAGGCTTGGGATAAAATTGAACTTTCTCCTGTACACATTTCAGAGCCAGCAGGGTGAAGCCTTTGTCCTGGCAATGATACTCCTCATAGCGTACTTGTTGTACCCGATGAGGAGAACCAAGGAGAGCATGCACAGAGTTCAGCCGGTAGATTTCGTATTCATTGGCCTTAGCCTCATTGCAATGTTCTACCTTTTCTTTAGGTATCCAAGCTACGCGGAAACGGCCACCGTCTACCAGCGCGACATAATCTTCGCATTGCTGGCCATCTTTGTGGTCCTTGAAGCCACAAGGAGGGTTATCGGGTGGGTTCTACCCCTAGTGGTTCTGGTGTTCTTGGGCTACGCAATACAGAACATAGGCTTCAACTGGACAGTGTTCGCCGAGCATATGTACCTTGCGAGCGAGGGAATATTCGCGACGCCGCTCTACGTCATGACAATCTATGTCTTTGCCTTCATATTCTTTGGGGCGTTCCTGCTCAAGATTGGGGTAAGCGACTATATCACAGAGTTTATGATAAGCCTCTTCGGCTCCCGTCCCGGAGGACCCGCGAAGGCGGCAGTTATAGCTAGTGGACTTATGGGAACTGTCAGTGGCTCAAGCGTCGCTAACGTTCTCACAACTGGAACCTTTACGATACCCCTAATGAAGAAAGCTGGCTATCCGCCTGAAATAGCCGGTGCAGTTGAACCTGTTGCCTCCACCGGTGGCCAACTCATGCCTCCTATAATGGGTGCCGCGGCCTTTATTATGGCAGAATTCTTGGGGGTCCCATATAACAAGATAATCATCGCCGCGGTCATTCCGGCCCTCGTCTACTACTCGGGGGTTTACCTCTTCATAGACAGGGAAACCAAGAGGCTCGGCCTCAAGGGCATGCCCAAGGAACACTTCAAACCGATACGCTATTTCCTGAGAAAGAGCTACATTCTCCTCCCCATAGCCGTCATAACGGTCGCCCTCGTCTGGGGAATCCCCGCCCACATAGCGGCAATCTCCTCCCTGGGTGTTGCCATCTGGGTCGCATGGATATCGAAGGACGAGATTCAAGGCAATGAGGCCCTTTACGTTGCAATAGTCCTTGTTGGAACCCTGCTGATGTTTTACGGAAAGGGAACTGCGGTGCTCCTAGGACTGATGGGACTACTCCTGGTTC encodes:
- the rpl12p gene encoding 50S ribosomal protein P1, translating into MEYVYAALLLHAAGKEINEENLKKVLEAAGVTPDEARIKALVAALEGVNIDEVIEKAAMPVAAPVAVAAAPAPAEGGAEQAQEEEEEEEEEVSEEEALAGLGALFG
- a CDS encoding 50S ribosomal protein L10, encoding MAHVAEWKKKEVEELTKIIKSHPVIALVDVAGVPAYPLSKMRDKLRGKALLRVSRNTLIELAIKRAAQELGKPDLEKLADYIEGGAAILATEMNPFKLYKLLEESKTPAPAKPGAVVPKDVVIPAGPTSIPPGPLVGEMQALGIPARIEKGKVSIQKDYTVLKAGEVITEQLARILNALGIEPLEVGLNLLAAYEDGIVYTPDVLAIDEEEYINMLQKAYMHAFNLSVNTAYPTKQTIEAIIQKAFLGAKNVAVEAGYITPETVEDIFGRAIRAVLLIAQNLPEELLDEKTKELLNAQAQVAVAAPQPTEEKVEEAEEEEEEEEASEEDALAGLGALFG
- a CDS encoding 50S ribosomal protein L1, whose product is MAFDRQKLVEAVKEAKARAKPRNFTQTVEIAVNLKDIDLRKPENRFKLEVVLPHGRGKEPKIAVIADGAVAEAAKKLGLDVISGEQLEEIAKSPREARKLAKRYDFFIAAAPLMPKIGKYLGRYLGPRNKMPQVVPPTMTNLEPIVNKLKRTVRIQLKNNPVVHAPIGTEDMDDEKLAENAEAVLNAIINKLERGENQVKSVYVKTTMGPAVKVER
- a CDS encoding 50S ribosomal protein L11, which translates into the protein MPQVVEVLVEGGKATPGPPLGPAIGPLGLNVKQVVDEINKATKEFEGMQVPVKIIVEDPKKKTFRIEVGIPPTSQLIKKELGIPKGSSEAGHTPVGNLTMEQVVKIAKMKIDQMLAPTLKAAAKEVIGTALSMGVTVEGKDPREVQREIDEGLYDEIFEKAEE
- a CDS encoding transcription elongation factor Spt5 → MAEGKIFTVSVTVGQETTTANLIYSKAKTYNIPIQAILAPSKVKGYIFVEAPSKSAVDEAIRGIRHAKRVLPGEIPFHEIEHFLEEKPAVSGFEPGDIVELIAGPFKGEKAKVVRVDESKDEIVVELIGSIVPIPVTVRGEYVRLISKRQKE
- a CDS encoding protein translocase SEC61 complex subunit gamma, whose amino-acid sequence is MANIVENIKTFLHESKRVLMVTRKPGMKEFKLAVKITGVGMIIIGLIGMLIRMIGYFITGS
- the ftsZ gene encoding cell division protein FtsZ, producing the protein MLKLIEDAIERTSAAQPKAVPEVQPQSDIDEELKKLLEQIQAKIYVVGVGGAGCNTVNRMMQVGIEGAKIIAINADAQDLLKIRAHKKILIGKELTRGLGAGNNPKVGEEAARESEREIREALEGADMVFITCGLGGGTGTGAAPVVAEIAKKMGALTVAVVTLPFTVEGIRRIKNAEYGLEKLRKNTDTVIVIPNDKLMEVAPNLPIHMAFKVADEILVQAVKGITELITKPGLVNLDFNDVRAVMKDGGVAMIGIGESDSEKRALEAAQQALNSPLLDVDISGAKGALISISGSDVKLEEAQQIIELVTSKLDPEAQVIWGIQLDEELGKMIRILLVVTGVSSPYAVAEEEENPYVGEEEKRTIRLDLDEL
- a CDS encoding D-aminoacyl-tRNA deacylase encodes the protein MDVIMTTKVDLASMNIMKKLIENFGFKETDMVFDGNPVYRNGKTLILTTNDEMIYYDNLDKTIESQLGFKPEIIAFASRHSSKQKLPALTTHVTGNWGKAMYGGKDGSLAIAVPSAMKLALLKMNELNDLGWTVCYEATHHGPSELDVPSFFIEIGSSEEEWVNDRAGEIIAETIVHVLDNYKRVKFKVAVGIGGGHYAPKQTKRALETDLAFGHIAPKYTHPLPKEMLIKAIKRTVEKVDAVYVDWKGSKGETRQLAKGLAEELGLEFIRD
- a CDS encoding TAXI family TRAP transporter solute-binding subunit; protein product: MKKLTTLALVAVLVLSIVVAGCIGGGQSTETASATGSKSPATQSSETATFSGTITIYTGGTSGVYYPLGSKYAELLNKAGIKAKAVTSGASVSNAKAIGDGNAQAAIMQNDVAYYAYHGLYMFEGKPIKNLRGVAALYPETVQFVVRADSDIKSLQDLAGKKVAIGAPGSGTAVAAEQILKAAGVWDKIQKVNQDFSQAAQALKLGQIDAAVIVSGAPTPAITQIAVTTPVRVIPISDDVLNKLKSEGYIFYVRQVLPKDTYKGMTEDTPTLAVKAILVVSASLPDDVVYEMTKVLFDNVDALRAVHQKAKYISLDTALDGMSIPLHPGAYKYYEEKGLNVPDNIKPPSG
- a CDS encoding DUF1850 domain-containing protein, translating into MRALKRALFFFAIILLATAIFPVNSLVIETQSSSYVYPLGDAWLRIEYNHSVEHSEVIEVIEANSSGMFVRKMLWKDFGAGLPEDIQGREGDYYYKLVDQPLGKSLDYWFIPFNRPKILVDNKTVIKPPVPGLVHFRVERCPLILVIIGRC
- a CDS encoding TRAP transporter fused permease subunit codes for the protein MVEEERVDIEKLEEVISRTRKLPPLFDKIVTVAAILIGIYEILFIFNFNGALYDMLSRLGIKLNFLLYTFQSQQGEAFVLAMILLIAYLLYPMRRTKESMHRVQPVDFVFIGLSLIAMFYLFFRYPSYAETATVYQRDIIFALLAIFVVLEATRRVIGWVLPLVVLVFLGYAIQNIGFNWTVFAEHMYLASEGIFATPLYVMTIYVFAFIFFGAFLLKIGVSDYITEFMISLFGSRPGGPAKAAVIASGLMGTVSGSSVANVLTTGTFTIPLMKKAGYPPEIAGAVEPVASTGGQLMPPIMGAAAFIMAEFLGVPYNKIIIAAVIPALVYYSGVYLFIDRETKRLGLKGMPKEHFKPIRYFLRKSYILLPIAVITVALVWGIPAHIAAISSLGVAIWVAWISKDEIQGNEALYVAIVLVGTLLMFYGKGTAVLLGLMGLLLVLAVLKKEVTFNEKLYITLLFLGFIALNQAIGVRRENLLFMTGIFGIVFSLIVGAISKSKDGKKMFSATYESMIEAGKTSTAVMLAAASAGLIQGSLTITGLANSLGYRLAELTGGNLWLLLIVTMVFSLILGMGVPTTANYIITSLVMAPAIYQAVSSVYPYNQPVPGFATAIALLAAHFFVFYFGILADITPPVALASYAGSALAGGDFWKTALNAVRYAIAGYIGPYIYFTHPEMFLITVKDWTPAMVGTVLYDLFATILVLYMLSVGFTGWLKGHLKMYYRIAIIAVAFIAASLHPIPIVLGLGLIAIGMLGKVQD